One Engystomops pustulosus chromosome 7, aEngPut4.maternal, whole genome shotgun sequence DNA window includes the following coding sequences:
- the LOC140070126 gene encoding olfactory receptor 10C1-like translates to MLHVNRTSVTDFSLLGFSHFHSFQMLLFIAVLLAYIICIFGNVTIVHLVRTEPSLHSPMYFFICIFTILDIMIVSVTIPKLLSILIQTKKTISFCGCFVQMYAFNALGETECFLLALMVFDRYLAINYPLRYSAIMNIRFCCKLAAFPWFLGFVIPFFPTIFTLLLDFCGPNEVDHFFCDLAPVQNLACSDPFISNMATSFAAVMATVLPFFAIVGLYIQIIYTVLKIESKEGKMKAFSTCSSHLIVACLAYGSAIIVYIKPKGSHYDKFLSLTYTVLTPLLNPFIYTFRNREVKNALRKVTRHFIMLPYSYQASQSVR, encoded by the coding sequence ATGCTTCATGTTAACAGAACCAGTGTGACTGATTTTTCACTTTTGGGTTTTTCTCACTTCCACTCATTTCAGATGTTACTTTTTATTGCTGTTCTCTTGGCTTATATCATTTGTATTTTTGGAAATGTTACCATTGTTCATCTAGTTAGAACAGAGCCTTCCCTTCattctcccatgtacttcttcatatGTATTTTTACCATTTTAGACATAATGATAGTCTCAGTAACAATTCCAAAACTGTTGTCTATCCTCATCCAGACTAAGAAGACCATTTCCTTTTGTGGATGCTTTGTCCAAATGTACGCCTTCAATGCTTTGGGTGAAACTGAGTGCTTCCTTCTCGCATTAATGGTTTTTGATCGATATCTAGCCATTAATTATCCGTTACGGTACTCCGCCATAATGAACATACGATTTTGCTGTAAGTTGGCTGCCTTTCCATGGTTTCTTGGTTTTGTCATTCCCTTTTTCCCAACAATTTTTACATTGCTATTGGACTTCTGTGGACCAAATGAGGTTGACCACTTCTTCTGTGACCTAGCACCCGTGCAAAATTTAGCTTGTTCAGACCCATTTATTAGTAATATGGCAACTAGTTTTGCAGCTGTTATGGCAACTGTTCTGCCGTTTTTTGCTATAGTGGGATTGTACATTCAGATTATATATACTGTGTTAAAGATTGAAAGCAAAGAGGGTAAAATGAAAGCCTTTTCCACGTGCTCATCCCATCTCATTGTAGCATGTTTGGCTTATGGATCTGCTATTATTGTATATATCAAGCCTAAAGGCAGTCACTACGACAAGTTCCTTTCCCTCACATATACTGTGCTGACACCACTTCTAAACCCATTCATTTATACTTTTAGAAATAGAGAGGTAAAAAATGCTTTAAGAAAAGTAACAAGACATTTTATCATGTTGCCTTATTCTTACCAAGCTTCACAAAGTGTAAGATAA
- the LOC140070125 gene encoding olfactory receptor 10AG1-like gives MLPVNRTFVYEFFLLGFAPFPLFQHLLFIAVLFTYIICVFGNVTIILLVRTEPSLHTPMYFFISIFTVLEIMFASVTIPKLLSILIQTKKNISFFGCFVQMYAFNALGETECFLLALMVFDRYLAINYPLRYSTIMNSQLCHRLAAIPWFLGFVTSFFPAIFTFLLDFCGPNEVDHFFCDLAPLQNLACSDPFTSNITTSVAAVVATVLPFFTIVGFYIHIIYTVLKIESKEGKTKAFSTCSSHLIVASLFYGSAIIVYVRPKGSHYDKFLALMYTVVIPVLNPFIYSLRNREVKNALRKNITRFTKFPR, from the coding sequence ATGCTTCCTGTCaatagaacctttgtctatgaatTTTTCCTTCTGGGATTTGCACCCTTCCCCTTGTTCCAGCATTTACTCTTCATAGCTGTTCTTTTCACCTACATAATTTGTGTTTTTGGAAATGTTACCATTATTCTGTTAGTTAGAACGGAGCCTTCCCTTCatacccccatgtacttcttcatcagCATATTCACAGTTTTAGAGATTATGTTTGCCTCAGTAACAATTCCAAAACTATTGTCTATCCTCATCCAGACTAAGAAGAATATCTCCTTCTTTGGATGTTTTGTCCAGATGTATGCATTCAATGCTCTTGGTGAAACTGAGTGCTTTCTTCTTGCATTAATGGTTTTTGACCGATATTTGGCCATTAATTATCCATTACGGTACTCCACCATAATGAATAGTCAACTGTGCCATAGATTGGCTGCCATACCCTGGTTTCTTGGTTTTGTTACCTCTTTTTTTCCAGCAATTTTTacttttctattggacttctgtGGACCAAATGAGGTTGACCACTTCTTTTGTGACCTGGCCCCACTGCAAAATTTAGCTTGTTCTGACCCATTTAcaagtaatataactactagtgTGGCAGCTGTTGTTGCAACTGTTCTGCCCTTTTTTACCATAGTGGGTTTCTATattcatatcatatataccgtgTTAAAAATTGAAAGCAAAGAAGGTAAAACAAAAGCCTTTTCAACGTGCTCATCCCATCTTATTGTAGCATCTCTTTTCTATGGTTCTGCCATTATTGTTTATGTCAGACCTAAAGGCAGTCACTATGACAAGTTCCTTGCTCTTATGTACACTGTAGTAATACCAGTCCTGaacccatttatttattcattgagAAACAGAGAGGTAAAGAATGCCTTAAGGAAAAATATTACAAGGTTTACCAAGTTTCCGCGTTAA